In the Methanothermobacter marburgensis str. Marburg genome, GGGTCTGAAGCTGGGGACAGGGCATGTTGAAAGGTTCAACCCTGCTGTTCAGAAGGCAAAGGAGTTAATTGAGAATGATGTGATAGGGGACGTGGTTTCTGCATCTGCAAAGAGGGTCGGCCCATTCCCCCCAAGGATAAAGGACGTTGGTGTTACAATTGACCTGGCGATACATGACCTTGATGTCATGCACTACCTCTTCAGCGAACCTGTGGCAGAGGTCTATGCGGTCATGGGCAGCATACTCGAGAAGTGTGAGTATGAGGACCATGCAGAGATAATGACAAAGTTCAGAAGCGGGATCACAGGGATACTTGAGGTTAACTGGCTCACACCCTACAAGAGGAGGAAGCTCGCCATCACAGGAACAGATGGCATAATAAACGTTGACTATATCGATCAGAAACTGGATGTGTACGGTAAATTCGCCCAGGACATCCAGATCAAACATGAGGAACCCCTCAGGAATGAAATCAAATCATTCCTCTCATCGGTTATCAACGATGAGGAGCCTGAGATAACCGGTGAGGACGGCATATACGCCCTTAGAACTGTACTTGCAGCCATGAAATCTGCGAGGGAACACAGGCCCGTGAAACTTAACGGTGATATTTGAGGTGCTTGTAATGGAGAATGAACTTATAAAGAAGGCCAGGGAACTGAGGAAAAGGGGTTTTACAACAGGGGAAATTGCAGATGAACTGAACGTATCCAAGGATACTGCCAGGTGGCTGACGCTTCAGACCGCCAGTTCAGTTTCCCCAAAGGAGGTCCCTGTGGATTTTGCCATTAACTGGGAGAGCCTCGGTGGCAGTTCATCCCGTATGAGGTATGTTTCGGCTGCAATGGCAGACATGGCACTCAAGTACGGTGTTGCAGATGTTGTGCTCGGTATAGCCATAAGCGGAATACCATTCGCCACCCTCATGGCAGATGTCATGGGGGCTGAGACAGGTCTTGAAACATCCCTTGCCGTCTTCCACCCCGTGAAACACAGGAAGGATGAGGGGGCAGAGGGCGCCATTAGCAGCAACTTTGCAAAGGTGAAGGGCAAGAGGGTTGTGGTTGTTGATGATGTGATAACCAGCGGGAGGACCATAGGTGAGGTTGTAAGGGTCCTCAGGGAGCAGGGAGCAAAACCCCTGGCTGTCACCGTCCTCATAGATAAGAAGGGGATCTCAGAGGTTGATGGTGTACCTGTTGAGTCACTCATAAGGGTCAGCAGGCTTGGCTGATAACTGCCCCAATCTCATTTATCCCAACCTAACCTAATCATCCCAAAGACTTTTCTTATTCTCTAAAAGTCTGAGGTTTTATCCTAAAAACCTCTTCTTGGTTTTTTGCCGTATTTAACCTTTTAACTGGTTTTAAACCTCAGAATA is a window encoding:
- a CDS encoding Gfo/Idh/MocA family protein, producing MKKINVGVIGVGAMGYNHARVYYRLKNANLMAVSDIMKGTLQKVANKYDAVGYVDYENLLEIPEIEVVSVCVPTTHHYRVVMDALEHDKHVLVEKPIAFTLEEAKEMVKTARRKGLKLGTGHVERFNPAVQKAKELIENDVIGDVVSASAKRVGPFPPRIKDVGVTIDLAIHDLDVMHYLFSEPVAEVYAVMGSILEKCEYEDHAEIMTKFRSGITGILEVNWLTPYKRRKLAITGTDGIINVDYIDQKLDVYGKFAQDIQIKHEEPLRNEIKSFLSSVINDEEPEITGEDGIYALRTVLAAMKSAREHRPVKLNGDI
- a CDS encoding orotate phosphoribosyltransferase-like protein, whose protein sequence is MENELIKKARELRKRGFTTGEIADELNVSKDTARWLTLQTASSVSPKEVPVDFAINWESLGGSSSRMRYVSAAMADMALKYGVADVVLGIAISGIPFATLMADVMGAETGLETSLAVFHPVKHRKDEGAEGAISSNFAKVKGKRVVVVDDVITSGRTIGEVVRVLREQGAKPLAVTVLIDKKGISEVDGVPVESLIRVSRLG